GCCATCTTCATCGTAAACGTCGGAGGTCTCTTTGAATCCAAATGATTGATAAAAAGATAATAAGTAGTGTTGCGCTTGAATATATATGGTTGCTATAGGATGCGTACGCCTCAACTCAAATATCGAAGTTTCCAGCAATTCTTTTCCGTAACCCTCAGAGCGGAACTCTTTTCTAACGATCACTCTACCAATTGATGCGTTATCGTCATGAGATTGAGGCATAAATAACCGACTGTAAGCAACTAGTTGATCGTGTTCATACCCTAAGACGTGAAGAGCGACTTGATCTTTCGCGTCTAATTCCATGTACGGACATTGTTGTTCAACGACAAACACCTCGACTCGAAGTTGCAATATTGAATATAGCTCATCTGTCGTTAATTGATCGTATCGTTTAAAAATCCAGTTCATTTTTTACACACCCTTGTTTCCAGCTTTTCTACTAGTTTATCATTAGAAGTGAAGGATCGTGTAGTCCCTGTCATCGTTTTACCCATTTACTGTAAGGAGGCTTTGTATGAACTTTTATGTGGCATCTAGTTTTAGTAACCATCAATCTGTTCGCTACGTCAGTCGCCAGTTAAAATGCTTAGGCTATACGCATACATATGATTGGACGTTAAACGGGCGAGCGCGGAGTTTAGAAGAACTTCGCACCGTAGGAATGAATGAAAAACAAGGTGTAGAAGATGCACAATTTGTCATTGTTCTGCTCCCTGGAGGAAACGGAACACATACTGAACTCGGCATCGCAATTAGTCTCCGAAAACAAATCTATCTACACACAACAGAAGAAGCGCTAAATGATTTAGAAACGACGTGTACATTTTACCATTTACCAGAAGTGACGCACTGTACTGGCAGTTTAGATGATTTGGTCTCCCTCATTCAAAACGATCAAAAAATAAAAAAACACACAGTCTAGGTTTGTCTAGGCTGTGTGTTCGTCTGTGTTAGAAAGAAATAACTCCGTATCCTAATAGGACGACTAAGATCAATGTGATGATTAACATTGCCCAATATATCGTCGCTTGGCTTCCGAGTGTTCCTTTTTTTGTACGTACTAAAATCATTTCCATTGCATAAATGAGGAAGAATGCAAGCACACCCTTAACCAAATACATGAGCGGGAACCCAAGAATCACAATCATCCCGATTCCTGAGACAATCATAATAATATAGAACAAACGTAAAACCATATGTACGATTTTTGACCCTTTTGCTTTACCTGATTTCAATAGAAAATAGCCGACAAAAAATAGCAAAACAAGAATAGCCCATGAACCGATATGTGACTGATAAAACATATTATACATTTCATTCACCTCTTTCTATGACTCAC
Above is a genomic segment from Bacillus sp. FJAT-45037 containing:
- a CDS encoding GNAT family N-acetyltransferase, translating into MNWIFKRYDQLTTDELYSILQLRVEVFVVEQQCPYMELDAKDQVALHVLGYEHDQLVAYSRLFMPQSHDDNASIGRVIVRKEFRSEGYGKELLETSIFELRRTHPIATIYIQAQHYLLSFYQSFGFKETSDVYDEDGIPHIDMMLEKE
- a CDS encoding group-specific protein; this translates as MNFYVASSFSNHQSVRYVSRQLKCLGYTHTYDWTLNGRARSLEELRTVGMNEKQGVEDAQFVIVLLPGGNGTHTELGIAISLRKQIYLHTTEEALNDLETTCTFYHLPEVTHCTGSLDDLVSLIQNDQKIKKHTV
- a CDS encoding DUF1516 family protein, whose amino-acid sequence is MYNMFYQSHIGSWAILVLLFFVGYFLLKSGKAKGSKIVHMVLRLFYIIMIVSGIGMIVILGFPLMYLVKGVLAFFLIYAMEMILVRTKKGTLGSQATIYWAMLIITLILVVLLGYGVISF